From the Salmo trutta chromosome 25, fSalTru1.1, whole genome shotgun sequence genome, the window taccttgtcacagcaccactgattggctcaaacgcattaaaaaggaaatgaATTCCACAAATgatcttttaacaaggcacaccagttaattgaaataaattccaggtgacttcctcatgaagctggttgagagaatgccaagagtgtgcaaagctgtcatcaaggcaaagtgtggctactttgaagaatctcaaatataaaatgtattttcatttgtttaacacttttttgtttactacacgattccatatgtgttatttcatagttgtcatgtcttcactattattctacaatgtagaaaatagtcaaaataaagaaaaaccctgtaatgagtaatGTGTGCAAacatttgactgatactgtactaAAAAAAACTGTATTGACAATTTTGTATTAAACATATAAATAACTACTGGGATTGACAGAGACAATAGGCtttacatattttgcagatgtatGAAAGAGATAATATATGAATAAAACAAAGCATTAATTAAAAGAAAGTAGCAAGAAATTAACAACAACGCTGTGACCAGGTCAATAATAACTGTCTATTTCCTGTATAGCTATCGCATCActtgtctctccctctgccctccctgGATAAATATGGGAATGATGCCAGCTGCTTCTgtctccctctgccctcccttCCCCTGGATAAATATTAACACATAAATCCCCTATAAAACGCTGCTCACATGGACATAGCAACAACACTTCAACAGGTACCTGGTGAATTAGTATCTTCTCTCTGAACTAAATGTGTTAACTGATGTTCTgctggtttaaataatgaacatgccTACGTTTGTTTTAGATGTTTTCCATAACTTCAGTTAACCTTCATCTGTTTTGTCTTGTATAGAGGACATCAGCCAGTCATCTACAATCTAGAGGACATCAGGCATCTACAATCTAGAGGACATAAACCAGCTATCTACAATCTCTGTAAGTGTATTCTACCTGACTTATATCTGTTATCTTCACTGCTTATCAACATTGTTGATTGTATATAATTAGGACCTTTGTAGCCCTCCATGGGCTCCTTAAACAGAATAAGTAAACactgactatacaaaacattaagaacaccttcttaATACAGAGTTAAACACgtttccctcagaacagactcaattcatcaggacatggactctacaaggtggcaaaagctttccacagggatgctggcccatgttgactccaatgcttccaacagttgtattaagttggctggatgtcctttgggtggtggaccattcttgatagacacaggaaactgttgagcgtgaaaaacccagcagcgttgtagttcttgacgcACTCAAACctgtacgcctggcacctactaccatgccccgtttaaaggcacttcaccatgtgaatggcacacatacacaatccatgtctcaattgtctccaggtttaaaaatccttccttaacctgtttcctcaccttcatctacactgattgaagtggatttaacaggtgacatcaataagggatcatagctttcacctggattcacctggtcagtctatgtcatggaaagagcaggtgttcatgatgttttgtattgtcagtgtatatatataatgttccTGTATGTttcagctgtgtgtgtatatagtgtgttcctgtgtgtttcagctgtgtgtatatagtgtgttcctgtgtgtttcagctgtgtgtatatatagtgtgttcctgtgtgtttcagctgtgtgtgtatatatagtgtgttcCTGTATGTttcagctgtgtgtgtatatatagtgtgtttcAGATGTGTGTATTTATAGTGTTTTCCTGTGTGTttcagctgtgtgtgtagctATGAGGGGAGTTGTCCTTCTCTTTCTGCTGTCTCTCTGGCTTGGAGGCAAGGTGGATGCTATCGATGCAGATGTCTTGGCTAATGTGGTACAAGAGATGAGTTGGTGGGTGTTTCTCTGTTCATTCATAATCTAAGTACTCCTAAATGTCTGTTAGACAGAATCATTAGGCATTATTTGaaacatttcatttttgggggacACATGTATGAATAATGATGGGTAACTTTCCCATttatcattattcatgattcattcaggatgatccttaatcatggtagcatccacattactgtagaagtgtttagaaacatattctattcttatttatagTTAAAGATAAAagttactccaaaatgacacaatacattatttaccattaatttctattggacacaaaataatctgaaacacaaccaaaacaaacaggaaatgcatccaacaagtttgaaAAGTCACAAggttgatgtagtcattgcgtgctaagAATATGAGACTAAATACTTAACTTTTGActgctttaatacacataagtgaatttgtcccaataattttggtcccctaaaatggggggactatgtacaaaaagtgcagtaatttctaaatggttaaCCCGATACGGATGAAAATAacctcaaatgaaagctgacattctgcactttaacctcatagtcagtcattgtatcatttcaaatccaaagttctggagtacagagccaaaacaacattgTGTttctgtcccaataattacagagggcactATCTCAGACCTCTCTTAACTTTGTCCATGTGATGGTGGTGATAATTTATGCATAAGTAACAGTCCACATATTCATATATTCAAATAGTTAGGAGTGTCCTCCTCCAGTCTGTTTCTAACGTTTCAGAAAGAACCCGTGTTTATGATTCTAtgttctgtctcttctgtctcctgtctgtttgtaatgtttctgatcctctgtgttctgtctcttctgtctcctgtctgtttgtaatgtttctgatcctctgtgttctgtctcttctgtctcctgtctgtttgtaatgtttctgatcctctgtgttctgtctcttctgtctcctgtctgtttgtaatgtttctgatcctctgtgttctgtctcttctgtctcctgtTGTTGTTCAGGTTCGGCCTGGGGGGACGCCAGTATGCCATGGCCGTCTTACTCACCCAGCAGCAGTGCACCCAAAATAGAGCAATCTTTGATGTAGGGGTGCAACCTCAGGTTGTCAAGGACAGACTTAATGGTAACAATGTCTACAGAGGAAACCGGCTCATCGCAGCCACACCTCTTAACGTCTATGCTCCCAAATCTGATAAAATAGACCATATAGACCATGCTGAGTACCGTCTTCTGAGTGGTAGTAATAAGATACTCAGCCCAATGCAAACTCTAATTAACAAAGCTAATCATAATGCTGGTGACTGCATCGTCTTCTTCTCCACCTACTCTCCCTGCCTGGAGAAATGCAACAAACCTGATGGACGAAACAATATTCTCCAATTCATGCCTGTCTTCAACGGCTTTGACAACAACCGGAAGGCCTTTGTCTTCTCCTCGGTTTGGGACCCTTCAAGGAACCATCTTGAGGTGACCAACCCCCCTTGGCAGGAGGTGTTGGAGTCGTTCAGTAGAATAGATAGACACATCCCTGTATATCGTTGTGTCAGCttcaaagaaaaaaataaatgggTCAACAGATGTTACCATTGTGTCCCTAATACTGATCAATGTCTGATGGACACTAATAGTGTACACTGTCTGGATGGATACTAATAGTGTACACTGTCTGGATGTGGGAAATATAAAACtgtatattttctttctctctctctgtccatctatctctctctgtccatctctctctctgtccatctctctctctctgtccacccctctctctctgtccacccctctctctctgtccatctctctctctgtccatccctatctctctgtccatctctctctctgtccatctctctctctgtccatctctctctctctgtccatctctctctctctgtccatctctctctctacacagttCATTAAAGTTCACCATAGCAGCAACACTACTGTCTCCATCATTACTGTTGTTGGTATTTCTGTCTTTATTAGGTTTTATTCCACTGACATAAACACTGCATTACAGAAAGACAATGGCCTTCCTGTTTCCCTGCATCTTCTGAGAACAAAAAGGTTGAACGTAGAAGACTATAAACAGTCATCTAAATGTTGTTGAAAACACTTTAAATATGGTGAGACTGATAGAGTTAAGATTTGGACCCacggaaacaaacacacaccataataaacATGAATTAGGTTTTACCAAGAGAATTCTGGTCTGTCATCGTCTCAGCGGTgaacattccccctcaagcagacaccaagacggcccttaaggaacttcactggacacgatgtaaactggaaaccaaatatcctgaggctgcatttattgtagctggggattttaacaaagcaaatttgagaacaaggctacctaaattctatcagcatatttaTTGCACTATGCACAGGGGTAATACACTCTGTCACTACTACTCTATCTTCTGCGATGCATTATGACATTATGACAATAACTGAAGGAGATATCAACACACATGTAGCTGTGTAATATATAGTCCTTATAACTATTCATATTTTCCTAACTATATTTATATGGTTGATTCTGTATCTACAGACTGTCTACAGACTCTATATCGTTATATAAGATCACATTCTGTCAGTTCAGGGACTTTTAACCCTTGTCCTGGAGTGAATAGGTATTGCAGGGTTTAGTTCCAACCAAGCACCACACCTGACTTCACTAATCATCTCACACGTTGTTCTATAGAGAAACTGGTAGCAGGAGTTCACCTTCTGGAAGACAAGTTGATGATGAGGGAGACGAGAGCTGGACAAAAAATATCAATCTGTCAAAATGTGTGACGTCTGCTTTATTTAATTTTCAGAAGATCATGTTTTGTTTGTTAACTTCCTTAATGGCCAACATAGCATCTCATTTCGTTAACTCTTTACTTGAAGGGGGTACATAAATCACTCGTAAGTCATCtgtgctcccgagtggtgcagtggtctaaagcaCTTCATCTCAGTGAGGCATCATTAcatcctggttcaaatccagactgcatcacatctggctgtgattgacAGTCCCATAGGGTGATACACAGTTGGCTGGGGAAGGttgttgttgtaaataagaattggttcttaactgaattgcctagtaaATATATCTTTTtctgaagtgttgtggttgcaggttcacttggcacatctaaagcctattgttttggggtgttgctataggccaccaagtgctaacagtcagtatctaaataatgtgtgtgaaatgcttgatactgtatgtgatgtaaacagagaggtctactttcttggggacttgaatattgactggttttcatcaagctgtccactcaagaggaagcttctcactgaagccagtgcctgtaatctggttcaggttattaatcaacctaccagggtgtttacaaacactacaggaacaagataatccacatgtatcgatcacatttttactaatactgtagaacattgttctaaagctgtatccacacccattggatgcagtgatcacaatatagtgtcCATATCCAGGAAAGCCACAGTTCTAACATCTGCACAGCAAAAATTGGAGTTTTGAAATTTCAGGGTTAAACATTTCCGAGTTGATTTTCACTCCCAGAGTGTAATTTTAACACATTCTGATTTAAATGGTGTTCAGTGTTGGAGTTATTTGACAGAGTTGATCCGGTCAGTGTTAACCCAACTCCGCAGAGATGTAATTAAGCTCCGCCCATGCATTTCACTTCGTCggttggagacagaggagacaagtCGGCGCCATTTTCTCCCTCCCATGCAGTACTACACGGTAAGTGCAATTAACTCAAACTTACTGAAACAATTATAAATTGATGCTGAGAATTTCAGTATGAACAATGAAACATCTACAGAGAATATATGCCTAACAAAACCGTGTTTGTTGCCAGGTCTGAGCAGCAAATTTGTCCTGGTGATTAGCTAGCTAGAAGTGTATGgtaagctagctaacagtttGTTACTTAAACCGTCTCCAACTTTATCAATGATGATttattgaaaggaaaaacaaagcgttatgttttttTACTGTATAAAATCTTGTTTGAGGCAGGAGCTAACGTCTTTCCCCCCCCTTCACCAGTTAATTGTACTGAAATTACTAAGTTAAAGCTAAAGTACAAAATTAGCAGAAAATCGGGCTGTGactgatattaaacatttattaaacatttaaGTGCTTCATTAAATACTGATGAGTCAATGCATAAGCAGCATTTTAATATCTCAGTCACAGCGCGATTTTCTGAAaattagtactttttccaacagtgCAGGTCACAGAATCTGATGGGTCACCAAAAATGGTGTAACACTGTCGACTTAGCTTTAATCTTTATCGTTCTtcctttaaatgtttatttacttTGTCAAACTTCCTTGCATGTCTCAGTCAAAATGCTGGTCCAGGTGAAGTACAGCCAACAGCAGAAATATGTGAAGCTGGATGAGG encodes:
- the LOC115161920 gene encoding uncharacterized protein LOC115161920, with the protein product MRGVVLLFLLSLWLGGKVDAINQEVLANVVQEMRRFGLGGRQYAMAVLLTQQQCTQNRAIFDVGVQPQVVKDRLNGNNVYRGNRLIAATPLNVYAPKSDKIDHIDHAEYRLLSGSNKILSPMQTLINKANHNAGDCIVFFSTYSPCLEKCNKPDGRNNILQFMPVFNGFDNNRKAFVFSSVWDPSRNHLEVTNPPWQEVLESFSRIDRHIPVYRCVSFKEKNKWVNRCYHCVPNTDQCLMDTNSVHCLDGY